One part of the Megachile rotundata isolate GNS110a chromosome 16, iyMegRotu1, whole genome shotgun sequence genome encodes these proteins:
- the RhoGAP100F gene encoding rho GTPase activating protein at 100F isoform X1: protein MDTWTGTKRVSTGVKSDGETDGRKEERSWKPGTALERGAEGCTKGEELAAGFPEDTSNKRGCKSAAQVWMSLLSLCDRMCGSAAWLVLFTCLHGEGRGEVTDISASPGRQAPANQLRPKEPPPMVIQGDFRKVSGISTEIFKQIETVENDHDASTAAALEAVERRGEMVVRVIEPRQMGRQASEAAKKFIAMQDPKHPIHFVEIIKRPGQTLGLYIREGNGVDRNDGVFISRIALETAVYNSGCLKVGDEILAVNLVDVTHMSLDDVVIIMSIPRRLVLATRHGQHQPVSHSRQTEHKAPPVVVIKRELNEDESDHATSNHVRDGNRRRGDGREMLPSRSRLGLTGLGSSQDLGSSNGDLYYNSRPEGHWSYQPPPPPVITHQPKPSTTQHFQPYERGYPKTLESLAEKVHSFYTGPVMPSNGGRRMSTGAGMQSVGSRLSSQTQSSHYGYGQHTSSGRIMPRSGSDQHLPRVDYTSITTPARHTLLRSSLKSGTSALRYNTRYGTQGDSTTSTQRQGQFGTLTRRHRPSLDYASDTEATCSSSPKSAYYYYRNNMNNPSQSSAVSHLATLSRSQIGQSSSGLRSNSLPRNTTRTLPQQPGLRSGLSTVASGLIDQEDSDGALSAPELPSIRRDRGRIPSSPSVFTSDEYRAWLSRTPSTSALYEQIRATTTRPPRYTYSAENIHAAVNQGEYGSYGAYRPLSSTLDRLSTRSASAQQVNLANLRASTAISSTCHRGTTNPRPASVASSARTSLTSQKPSLSSSATQRATSVRRIRNLLDLESTRSIPTPTPTRTQDQRLLDINPAEFLKYKIEKPPTVGTPSSTSSLLSSLGETSSGDLAGGISGLLWVHLLAGRGLRSTTSSSAATTPSTPSGQPNLASCGLRDLYCVLECDRVHKARTVVRTGDLMFDWDETFELDLVGNRQLDLLVYSWDPQYRHKLCYKGSVHLASLLKESPLQQLAVKVEPRGTIYLRLRYIDAQQTFRRRGLPVISLATRVAPLFGVDLDTVVSRESKTGGVPGGVSTALAMGVPNVPIIVWRCVEEVERRGLDIIGLYRLCGSATKKRILREAFERNARSVNLSPDNVPDINVITGVLKDYLRELPEPLFTKCLYQMMVDALAVCLPDDPQGSAKLMFSILDCLPKVNRCTLIYLLDHLAMVVSQCNKMSPASLAVCFGPVLMLHSEENGPPLDFQQPIAVLKYLLEIWPVKSVRKISSIASALPRVTQAAEHNSSQQQLQQQQQQQQQQQQQVQHQLQGTLGRTGLPWQQQHSLHQQPPTSTTAVLAPSTRPPPPVKPRQVIVSSPGSPSSEESEASPEPINKSLLGGLGLEKGNEGVTTNSTSPGTEQITPSSSVDTEEGNTPHQEEGEKGVEGDAEASDDDRHQHVPKTH from the exons ATGGATACGTGGACTGGTACGAAACGCGTGAGCACCGGGGTCAAATCGGACGGTGAGACCGACGGACGCAAAGAGGAACGCTCCTGGAAACCGGGAACGGCCTTGGAGAGGGGCGCAGAGGGCTGCACGAAGGGTGAGGAGCTCGCCGCTGGGTTTCCCGAGGATACCTCCAACAAAAGGGGTTGCAAATCGGCCGCGCAAGTGTGGATGTCTTTATTGTCCCTGTGCGACCGGATGTGCGGCTCCGCCGCGTGGCTCGTCCTCTTCACATGCCTCCACGGG GAGGGCCGGGGGGAAGTGACAGACATCAGCGCAAGTCCTGGAAGGCAAGCACCTGCCAACCAGTTGCGCCCCAAGGAGCCACCCCCCATGGTTATTCAGGGAGACTTCAGGAAG GTGAGCGGGATCAGTACGGAAATCTTCAAGCAAATCGAGACCGTCGAAAACGATCATGACGCCTCGACAGCAGCGGCCCTCGAAGCTGTCGAGCGAAGGGGTGAGATGGTCGTCAGGGTCATCGAGCCACGACAAATGGGCAGACAGGCATCCGAGGCGGCGAAGAAGTTCATTGCTATGCAG GATCCGAAACACCCCATCCACTTTGTCGAAATAATCAAAAGGCCAGGGCAGACGCTGGGACTCTACATCCGAGAGGGTAACGGGGTGGACAGAAACGATGGCGTCTTTATTTCGAGGATAGCCCTGGAGACTGCTGTGTACAACAGCGGCTGCTTGAAG GTTGGGGATGAGATCCTCGCGGTGAATCTGGTGGATGTGACGCACATGAGCTTGGACGACGTGGTGATTATCATGTCGATACCTAGGAGACTTGTCCTGGCGACGAGGCACGGCCAGCATCAACCAGTCTCTCACAGTCGTCAGACCGAGCACAAAGCACCACCGGTTGTAGTGATCAAAAGAGAGCTAAACGAGGATGAGAGTGATCATGCAACGAGTAATCATGTCAG GGATGGTAACCGTAGACGCGGTGACGGTCGTGAAATGCTGCCTTCCCGGTCGAGACTGGGTCTGACGGGTCTGGGTTCCAGTCAGGATCTAGGATCCAGTAATGGTGATCTGTATTACAATTCCAGACCGGAAGGACACTGGTCCTATCAGCCACCACCACCGCCAGTAATCACGCACCAGCCAAAACCATCCACGACGCAGCATTTCCAGCCATACGAGCGTGGATACCCAAAAACTTTGGAAAGCTTGGCTGAAAAA GTACACTCCTTCTACACGGGGCCAGTAATGCCCTCAAACGGTGGTCGTCGAATGTCTACGGGTGCAGGAATGCAGTCAGTTGGCAGTAGATTGTCTAGTCAAACTCAGTCGTCGCATTACGGTTACGGTCAACATACCAGCAGTGGAAGAATCATGCCCAGAAGTGGCTCGGATCAACATTTGCCCCGAGTCGATTACACCAGCATCACCACACCAGCTCGACACACTCTTCTCAGATCCAGCTTGAAATCAG GAACGTCAGCATTGAGATACAATACAAGATACGGCACCCAAGGGGACAGTACAACATCGACTCAAAGGCAAGGTCAGTTTGGCACCTTAACAAGGAGGCATCGACCGTCGTTGGACTATGCATCTGACACCGAGGCAACGTGTTCCAGTTCACCAAAGTCGGCGTACTATTACTATAGGAACAATATGAATAATCCATCGCAGAGTAGCGCAGTCTCGCATCTTGCCACCTTGTCTAGATCGCAAATTGGTCAGAGTTCCTCCG GTCTGAGATCGAACTCGTTGCCTCGCAATACTACTAGAACGTTGCCTCAGCAACCTGGTCTTAGATCTGGGCTTAGCACAGTAGCATCTGGACTGATAGATCAAGAGGACAGCGATGGAGCACTGTCAGCGCCTGAATTGCCTTCCATCAGACGTGACAGAG GAAGAATACCGTCATCACCTAGTGTGTTCACGTCGGATGAATACCGAGCATGGCTGAGTAGAACACCGAGCACCAGTGCATTGTACGAACAAATTAGAGCAACCACGACTAGACCACCGCGTTACACTTACAGCGCAGAAAATATTCACGCAGCTGTGAATCAA GGGGAATATGGAAGTTACGGTGCATATAGACCGCTCTCCAGCACGCTTGACCGTCTCTCGACAAGGTCAGCCTCAGCGCAACAAGTAAATCTAGCCAATCTGAGAGCATCGACGGCGATCAGTTCAACGTGTCATCGTGGAACGACGAATCCAAGACCGGCCTCGGTTGCATCGAGTGCTCGAACATCCCTGACAAGTCAGAAACCATCGTTGAGTAGCTCGGCCACCCAAAGGGCGACGTCGGTTAGGAGAATCAGAAACTTGCTAGACCTAGAGTCCACGAGAAGCATACCCACCCCCACGCCTACCAGAACTCAGGATCAAAGACTGCTAGATATTAATCCTGCAG AGTTcctcaaatataaaatagaaaagccGCCAACTGTGGGAACTCCGAGCTCGACCAGTTCTCTCTTGAGTTCGCTCGGAGAAACCAGTAGCGGAGACCTGGCAGGTGGGATCAGTGGACTGCTTTGGGTCCATCTTTTAGCTGGGCGCGGTCTTCGTTCGACGACGTCTTCGTCTGCAGCTACCACACCCTCGACGCCATCAGGTCAGCCTAATTTAG CTAGCTGTGGCTTGAGAGACTTGTATTGCGTACTGGAGTGCGACAGGGTACACAAAGCAAGAACAGTGGTACGAACTGGTGATCTGATGTTTGACTGGGACGAGACCTTCGAGCTGGACCTCGTTGGCAACCGGCAGTTGGATCTGCTCGTCTACTCTTGGGATCCTCAGTATAGGCATAAGCTATGTTACAAAGGCTCGGTGCACTTGGCGTCCCTCCTCAAGGAGTCACCTCTTCAACAACTGGCTGTCAAGGTCGAGCCACGTGGCACAATTTATTTAAGACTGCGATATATTGATGCTCAGCAAACGTTCCGAAGGAGAGGACTGCCAGTCATATCTTTGGCCACCAGAGTTGCACCTCTTTTCGGAGTTGACCTTGATACAGTG GTGAGCCGAGAGAGTAAAACTGGTGGAGTTCCTGGAGGTGTGTCCACTGCCCTGGCGATGGGTGTTCCAAACGTACCTATAATCGTTTGGCGCTGCGTCGAAGAGGTTGAGAGAAGAGGCCTCGATATCATTG gTTTGTACAGGCTTTGTGGATCAGCAACAAAGAAGAGGATACTTAGGGAAGCCTTTGAAAGGAATGCTCGTTCGGTGAATCTGTCACCTGATAATGTTCCAGACATCAACGTTATTACTG GCGTGCTGAAGGATTACTTGCGAGAACTTCCAGAACCACTTTTCACAAAGTGCCTCTACCAAATGATGGTCGATGCACTAGCCGTCTGTTTGCCAGACGACCCACAAGGCAGCGCCAAACTTATGTTCAGTATACTCGACTGTTTACCAAAAGTGAACAGG TGCACACTAATTTATTTGTTGGACCACCTGGCGATGGTGGTGTCACAATGCAACAAAATGTCACCAGCAAGTCTTGCGGTCTGTTTCGGACCAGTTTTGATGTTACATTCTGAGGAGAATGGACCACCGTTAGACTTCCAACAGCCAATCGCTGTACTCAAGTATCTCCTCGAAATATGGCCTGTTAAGTCAG TTCGGAAGATTTCTTCAATCGCTTCAGCGCTTCCTCGAGTTACGCAAGCAGCAGAGCACAACAGCAGTCAACAGCAactgcagcagcagcagcagcagcagcaacagcaacagcaacaggtGCAGCATCAGCTGCAGGGAACATTGGGACGAACAGGGCTGCCCTGGCAGCAGCAACACTCACTTCATCAACAGCCCCCAACTTCAACAACCGCAGTCCTCGCGCCCTCCACTCGGCCTCCACCACCGGTCAAGCCCCGGCAG GTGATAGTCTCGTCTCCCGGTTCACCTAGCAGCGAGGAGTCGGAAGCCTCGCCGGAGCCAATTAACAAGAGCCTCCTGGGCGGCCTAGGACTCGAGAAAGGCAACGAAGGGGTCACGACGAACTCGACTAGCCCTGGAACAGAACAAATCACTCCGTCAAGCAGCGTCGACACCGAGGAAGGAAATACACCGCATCAGGAAGAGGGCGAAAAAGGCGTCGAGGGTGACGCCGAAGCCAGTGACGACGATCGACACCAACATGTACCCAAGACGCATTAG
- the RhoGAP100F gene encoding rho GTPase activating protein at 100F isoform X5 produces the protein MDTWTGTKRVSTGVKSDGETDGRKEERSWKPGTALERGAEGCTKGEELAAGFPEDTSNKRGCKSAAQVWMSLLSLCDRMCGSAAWLVLFTCLHGEGRGEVTDISASPGRQAPANQLRPKEPPPMVIQGDFRKVSGISTEIFKQIETVENDHDASTAAALEAVERRGEMVVRVIEPRQMGRQASEAAKKFIAMQDPKHPIHFVEIIKRPGQTLGLYIREGNGVDRNDGVFISRIALETAVYNSGCLKVGDEILAVNLVDVTHMSLDDVVIIMSIPRRLVLATRHGQHQPVSHSRQTEHKAPPVVVIKRELNEDESDHATSNHVRDGNRRRGDGREMLPSRSRLGLTGLGSSQDLGSSNGDLYYNSRPEGHWSYQPPPPPVITHQPKPSTTQHFQPYERGYPKTLESLAEKVHSFYTGPVMPSNGGRRMSTGAGMQSVGSRLSSQTQSSHYGYGQHTSSGRIMPRSGSDQHLPRVDYTSITTPARHTLLRSSLKSGTSALRYNTRYGTQGDSTTSTQRQGQFGTLTRRHRPSLDYASDTEATCSSSPKSAYYYYRNNMNNPSQSSAVSHLATLSRSQIGQSSSGLRSNSLPRNTTRTLPQQPGLRSGLSTVASGLIDQEDSDGALSAPELPSIRRDRGRIPSSPSVFTSDEYRAWLSRTPSTSALYEQIRATTTRPPRYTYSAENIHAAVNQGEYGSYGAYRPLSSTLDRLSTRSASAQQVNLANLRASTAISSTCHRGTTNPRPASVASSARTSLTSQKPSLSSSATQRATSVRRIRNLLDLESTRSIPTPTPTRTQDQRLLDINPAEFLKYKIEKPPTVGTPSSTSSLLSSLGETSSGDLAGGISGLLWVHLLAGRGLRSTTSSSAATTPSTPSGQPNLASCGLRDLYCVLECDRVHKARTVVRTGDLMFDWDETFELDLVGNRQLDLLVYSWDPQYRHKLCYKGSVHLASLLKESPLQQLAVKVEPRGTIYLRLRYIDAQQTFRRRGLPVISLATRVAPLFGVDLDTVVSRESKTGGVPGGVSTALAMGVPNVPIIVWRCVEEVERRGLDIIGLYRLCGSATKKRILREAFERNARSVNLSPDNVPDINVITGVLKDYLRELPEPLFTKCLYQMMVDALAVCLPDDPQGSAKLMFSILDCLPKVNRCTLIYLLDHLAMVVSQCNKMSPASLAVCFGPVLMLHSEENGPPLDFQQPIAVLKYLLEIWPVKSVRKISSIASALPRVTQAAEHNSSQQQLQQQQQQQQQQQQQVQHQLQGTLGRTGLPWQQQHSLHQQPPTSTTAVLAPSTRPPPPVKPRQSKRKLPALPNR, from the exons ATGGATACGTGGACTGGTACGAAACGCGTGAGCACCGGGGTCAAATCGGACGGTGAGACCGACGGACGCAAAGAGGAACGCTCCTGGAAACCGGGAACGGCCTTGGAGAGGGGCGCAGAGGGCTGCACGAAGGGTGAGGAGCTCGCCGCTGGGTTTCCCGAGGATACCTCCAACAAAAGGGGTTGCAAATCGGCCGCGCAAGTGTGGATGTCTTTATTGTCCCTGTGCGACCGGATGTGCGGCTCCGCCGCGTGGCTCGTCCTCTTCACATGCCTCCACGGG GAGGGCCGGGGGGAAGTGACAGACATCAGCGCAAGTCCTGGAAGGCAAGCACCTGCCAACCAGTTGCGCCCCAAGGAGCCACCCCCCATGGTTATTCAGGGAGACTTCAGGAAG GTGAGCGGGATCAGTACGGAAATCTTCAAGCAAATCGAGACCGTCGAAAACGATCATGACGCCTCGACAGCAGCGGCCCTCGAAGCTGTCGAGCGAAGGGGTGAGATGGTCGTCAGGGTCATCGAGCCACGACAAATGGGCAGACAGGCATCCGAGGCGGCGAAGAAGTTCATTGCTATGCAG GATCCGAAACACCCCATCCACTTTGTCGAAATAATCAAAAGGCCAGGGCAGACGCTGGGACTCTACATCCGAGAGGGTAACGGGGTGGACAGAAACGATGGCGTCTTTATTTCGAGGATAGCCCTGGAGACTGCTGTGTACAACAGCGGCTGCTTGAAG GTTGGGGATGAGATCCTCGCGGTGAATCTGGTGGATGTGACGCACATGAGCTTGGACGACGTGGTGATTATCATGTCGATACCTAGGAGACTTGTCCTGGCGACGAGGCACGGCCAGCATCAACCAGTCTCTCACAGTCGTCAGACCGAGCACAAAGCACCACCGGTTGTAGTGATCAAAAGAGAGCTAAACGAGGATGAGAGTGATCATGCAACGAGTAATCATGTCAG GGATGGTAACCGTAGACGCGGTGACGGTCGTGAAATGCTGCCTTCCCGGTCGAGACTGGGTCTGACGGGTCTGGGTTCCAGTCAGGATCTAGGATCCAGTAATGGTGATCTGTATTACAATTCCAGACCGGAAGGACACTGGTCCTATCAGCCACCACCACCGCCAGTAATCACGCACCAGCCAAAACCATCCACGACGCAGCATTTCCAGCCATACGAGCGTGGATACCCAAAAACTTTGGAAAGCTTGGCTGAAAAA GTACACTCCTTCTACACGGGGCCAGTAATGCCCTCAAACGGTGGTCGTCGAATGTCTACGGGTGCAGGAATGCAGTCAGTTGGCAGTAGATTGTCTAGTCAAACTCAGTCGTCGCATTACGGTTACGGTCAACATACCAGCAGTGGAAGAATCATGCCCAGAAGTGGCTCGGATCAACATTTGCCCCGAGTCGATTACACCAGCATCACCACACCAGCTCGACACACTCTTCTCAGATCCAGCTTGAAATCAG GAACGTCAGCATTGAGATACAATACAAGATACGGCACCCAAGGGGACAGTACAACATCGACTCAAAGGCAAGGTCAGTTTGGCACCTTAACAAGGAGGCATCGACCGTCGTTGGACTATGCATCTGACACCGAGGCAACGTGTTCCAGTTCACCAAAGTCGGCGTACTATTACTATAGGAACAATATGAATAATCCATCGCAGAGTAGCGCAGTCTCGCATCTTGCCACCTTGTCTAGATCGCAAATTGGTCAGAGTTCCTCCG GTCTGAGATCGAACTCGTTGCCTCGCAATACTACTAGAACGTTGCCTCAGCAACCTGGTCTTAGATCTGGGCTTAGCACAGTAGCATCTGGACTGATAGATCAAGAGGACAGCGATGGAGCACTGTCAGCGCCTGAATTGCCTTCCATCAGACGTGACAGAG GAAGAATACCGTCATCACCTAGTGTGTTCACGTCGGATGAATACCGAGCATGGCTGAGTAGAACACCGAGCACCAGTGCATTGTACGAACAAATTAGAGCAACCACGACTAGACCACCGCGTTACACTTACAGCGCAGAAAATATTCACGCAGCTGTGAATCAA GGGGAATATGGAAGTTACGGTGCATATAGACCGCTCTCCAGCACGCTTGACCGTCTCTCGACAAGGTCAGCCTCAGCGCAACAAGTAAATCTAGCCAATCTGAGAGCATCGACGGCGATCAGTTCAACGTGTCATCGTGGAACGACGAATCCAAGACCGGCCTCGGTTGCATCGAGTGCTCGAACATCCCTGACAAGTCAGAAACCATCGTTGAGTAGCTCGGCCACCCAAAGGGCGACGTCGGTTAGGAGAATCAGAAACTTGCTAGACCTAGAGTCCACGAGAAGCATACCCACCCCCACGCCTACCAGAACTCAGGATCAAAGACTGCTAGATATTAATCCTGCAG AGTTcctcaaatataaaatagaaaagccGCCAACTGTGGGAACTCCGAGCTCGACCAGTTCTCTCTTGAGTTCGCTCGGAGAAACCAGTAGCGGAGACCTGGCAGGTGGGATCAGTGGACTGCTTTGGGTCCATCTTTTAGCTGGGCGCGGTCTTCGTTCGACGACGTCTTCGTCTGCAGCTACCACACCCTCGACGCCATCAGGTCAGCCTAATTTAG CTAGCTGTGGCTTGAGAGACTTGTATTGCGTACTGGAGTGCGACAGGGTACACAAAGCAAGAACAGTGGTACGAACTGGTGATCTGATGTTTGACTGGGACGAGACCTTCGAGCTGGACCTCGTTGGCAACCGGCAGTTGGATCTGCTCGTCTACTCTTGGGATCCTCAGTATAGGCATAAGCTATGTTACAAAGGCTCGGTGCACTTGGCGTCCCTCCTCAAGGAGTCACCTCTTCAACAACTGGCTGTCAAGGTCGAGCCACGTGGCACAATTTATTTAAGACTGCGATATATTGATGCTCAGCAAACGTTCCGAAGGAGAGGACTGCCAGTCATATCTTTGGCCACCAGAGTTGCACCTCTTTTCGGAGTTGACCTTGATACAGTG GTGAGCCGAGAGAGTAAAACTGGTGGAGTTCCTGGAGGTGTGTCCACTGCCCTGGCGATGGGTGTTCCAAACGTACCTATAATCGTTTGGCGCTGCGTCGAAGAGGTTGAGAGAAGAGGCCTCGATATCATTG gTTTGTACAGGCTTTGTGGATCAGCAACAAAGAAGAGGATACTTAGGGAAGCCTTTGAAAGGAATGCTCGTTCGGTGAATCTGTCACCTGATAATGTTCCAGACATCAACGTTATTACTG GCGTGCTGAAGGATTACTTGCGAGAACTTCCAGAACCACTTTTCACAAAGTGCCTCTACCAAATGATGGTCGATGCACTAGCCGTCTGTTTGCCAGACGACCCACAAGGCAGCGCCAAACTTATGTTCAGTATACTCGACTGTTTACCAAAAGTGAACAGG TGCACACTAATTTATTTGTTGGACCACCTGGCGATGGTGGTGTCACAATGCAACAAAATGTCACCAGCAAGTCTTGCGGTCTGTTTCGGACCAGTTTTGATGTTACATTCTGAGGAGAATGGACCACCGTTAGACTTCCAACAGCCAATCGCTGTACTCAAGTATCTCCTCGAAATATGGCCTGTTAAGTCAG TTCGGAAGATTTCTTCAATCGCTTCAGCGCTTCCTCGAGTTACGCAAGCAGCAGAGCACAACAGCAGTCAACAGCAactgcagcagcagcagcagcagcagcaacagcaacagcaacaggtGCAGCATCAGCTGCAGGGAACATTGGGACGAACAGGGCTGCCCTGGCAGCAGCAACACTCACTTCATCAACAGCCCCCAACTTCAACAACCGCAGTCCTCGCGCCCTCCACTCGGCCTCCACCACCGGTCAAGCCCCGGCAG AGCAAGCGCAAATTGCCGGCTCTACCAAACCGCTGA